A single region of the Eremothecium gossypii ATCC 10895 chromosome V, complete sequence genome encodes:
- the LAT1 gene encoding dihydrolipoyllysine-residue acetyltransferase (Syntenic homolog of Saccharomyces cerevisiae YNL071W (LAT1)): protein MLAFTRIAPKVRTLASVARMQLRTYASYPPHTIIGMPALSPTMTQGNLAVWTKKEGDKLSPGEVLAEVETDKAQMDFEFQEEGFLAKILVPEGAKDVPVNKPIAVYVEEEGDVAAFKDFKVEESAAESKDAPAKEEAAPAKAAPAAAAPAKAAKKSTGSAASGGRIMASPLAKTIALEKGISLKEVTGTGPNGRITKEDVEKYLAKAPKKTESAAAPAAATYEDVPISNMRRVIGSRLLQSCQSIPSYPISSDISVAKLLKLRQSLNAAGKDQYKLSINDILIKAIAGAAKRVPEANAYWLEDQGVIRLFKNVDVSVAVATPTGLITPIVKNAESKGLRSISAEIKELGKRAKENKLAPHEFQGGTICISNLGMNNAVSSFGSIINPPQSTILSIGTLRRVPVEDAGAEYGFTFEDRMNITGVFDHRTIDGARAADFMRELKNIIENPLELML, encoded by the coding sequence ATGTTAGCGTTTACTAGAATTGCTCCCAAGGTGAGAACCCTTGCGTCGGTCGCGCGGATGCAGTTGCGCACTTATGCGTCGTATCCACCACACACTATCATCGGCATGCCAGCCCTTTCGCCCACCATGACGCAGGGCAACCTAGCGGTATGGACAAAGAAGGAGGGTGACAAGTTGAGCCCAGGTGAAGTGCTCGCCGAGGTGGAGACGGACAAGGCGCAGATGGACTTCGAGTTCCAAGAGGAGGGCTTCTTGGCGAAGATCTTGGTGCCAGAGGGGGCCAAGGATGTGCCAGTGAACAAGCCGATTGCGGTGTACGtcgaggaggagggcgaCGTGGCCGCGTTCAAGGACTTCAAGGTGGAGGAGTCTGCAGCTGAGTCGAAGGACGCTCCAGCGAAGGAGGAGGCTGCGCCTGCCAAggctgcgcctgctgctgctgcgcctgcaAAGGCGGCAAAGAAGAGCACCGGTAGCGCTGCTTCCGGCGGCCGCATCATGGCCTCTCCACTAGCCAAGACCATTGCGTTGGAGAAGGGTATTTCTCTGAAGGAGGTGACCGGCACCGGTCCTAACGGCCGCATCACCAAGGAGGACGTCGAGAAGTACTTGGCCAAGGCGCCAAAGAAGACCGAaagcgctgctgcgccagctgctgcaacGTACGAAGACGTTCCTATCAGCAACATGAGACGTGTCATCGGTTCGCGTTTGCTGCAGTCCTGCCAGAGCATTCCTTCGTATCCTATCTCGTCCGACATATCAGTGGCCAAGCTGCTAAAGTTGAGGCAGTCTTTGAATGCTGCTGGGAAGGACCAGTACAAGCTCTCCATCAATGATATCCTCATCAAGGCGATTGCCGGCGCTGCCAAGCGTGTGCCAGAGGCCAACGCCTACTGGTTGGAGGACCAAGGTGTGATCCGCCTGTTCAAGAACGTCGACGTCTCTGTGGCCGTCGCCACCCCTACCGGTCTAATCACCCCAATCGTGAAGAATGCCGAGTCCAAGGGCCTACGCTCTATCTCTGCGGAGATCAAGGAGTTGGGTAAGCGTGCGAAGGAGAACAAGCTTGCGCCACATGAGTTCCAGGGTGGTACCATTTGTATCTCGAACTTGGGCATGAACAACGCCGTCTCCTCCTTCGGCTCTATCATTAACCCTCCTCAGTCCACCATTCTATCCATTGGTACCTTGCGCAGAGTCCCTGTTGAGGACGCCGGTGCAGAGTACGGTTTTACCTTTGAGGACAGAATGAACATCACCGGTGTGTTCGACCACAGAACCATCGACGGTGCCAGAGCTGCGGACTTCATGCGTGAGTTGAAGAACATCATCGAGAACCCATTGGAATTGATGTTGTAA
- the MSK1 gene encoding lysine--tRNA ligase MSK1 (Syntenic homolog of Saccharomyces cerevisiae YNL073W (MSK1)): protein MWCGARAMIAGVLRAGIARRVCVRLQHTLSYTGRTTLGQAEMAAFYPSVSSVPRPTASIAEFNNRYVGKLSNDEPERTYVINGQIRGIRVVGRSMCFVDLQQQGSALQLIVNHSLVRAQVGDKAAFQDAIAGLRPGDHVQATGFPGLSKTERTLSLKCREVPRMLAAAQIAIPQRLTDRVKRQQNRTLDYLVNGLKVLEFRHKALTALRAYLNRRGFLEVETPMLSAKSSGANATPFVTHLRGQDKQALELRIAPELWLKRLCVGGAQRVYEIGKVFRNEGIDATHNPEFTTLELYQCYAPLDELLELAQVLLRDICVAVDTPVSRQLLAEMAQNGGAFRRVEFLPTLSRETGVDWAAVDLADSTAIRVALSGAGIDVPESIVSPQQILNKLCADYIEDRYCQSLLPTAILHHPAVMSPLAKSAGLVANRFELFVCGRELINAYEEENCPQEQLKKMQLQQRHREQFHDQESMQIDHHYIEAMKYGMPPIGGLGLGIDRLCMLLLAKARIEEVLPFGCLDDVNRQ, encoded by the coding sequence ATGTGGTGCGGAGCCAGAGCGATGATAGCGGGCGTGTTACGGGCAGGTATAGCACGGCGTGTGTGTGTGCGGTTACAGCACACCCTGAGCTACACGGGCAGAACTACGCTAGGGCAGGCGGAGATGGCCGCCTTTTATCCGTCGGTGTCCAGTGTACCCAGGCCCACGGCATCCATTGCAGAATTTAATAATCGATATGTGGGGAAACTTTCCAACGACGAACCAGAGCGCACGTACGTCATTAACGGTCAGATTCGGGGTATCCGCGTTGTTGGGCGATCTATGTGCTTTGTGgacctgcagcagcagggcTCAGCGCTGCAACTGATCGTCAACCACTCGCTGGTGAGGGCCCAGGTGGGTGACAAGGCGGCATTCCAGGACGCGATTGCGGGGCTCCGACCTGGTGACCATGTGCAGGCGACGGGGTTCCCCGGGCTGTCGAAGACGGAGCGGACGCTATCGCTCAAATGCCGGGAGGTGCCTAGGATGCTGGCTGCCGCACAGATAGCGATTCCGCAGCGCCTGACGGACCGGGTCAAGCGGCAGCAGAACAGGACGCTGGATTACCTTGTGAACGGGCTAAAGGTCTTGGAGTTTCGGCACAAGGCGCTGACGGCGCTGCGGGCGTACCTGAACCGTCGAGGTTTCCTCGAGGTGGAGACGCCGATGCTGTCTGCCAAATCGAGTGGCGCGAACGCCACGCCCTTTGTCACTCACCTGCGCGGGCAAGACAAACAGGCACTAGAGTTGCGCATCGCCCCGGAACTCTGGCTGAAGCGCCTCTGCGTtggcggcgcgcagcgTGTGTACGAGATCGGTAAGGTATTCCGCAACGAAGGCATCGACGCGACGCACAACCCGGAGTTTACCACCCTGGAGCTATACCAATGCTACGCGCCCCTGGATGAGCTGCTTGAGCTGGCGCAGGTACTCCTCAGAGATATTTGTGTCGCGGTGGACACACCGGTCTCGCGGCAACTGCTTGCCGAGATGGCGCAAAACGGAGGTGCTTTCCGCCGTGTGGAGTTTCTGCCGACCTTGAGCCGTGAAACGGGGGTTGATTGGGCTGCAGTCGACCTTGCAGATAGCACTGCCATCCGCGTCGCTCTTTCCGGCGCGGGCATTGACGTGCCGGAGTCCATTGTGTCGCCCCAGCAAATCCTCAACAAGCTATGCGCAGACTATATTGAGGACCGCTACTGTCAGTCTTTGCTGCCCACTGCTATCCTACATCATCCCGCCGTCATGTCGCCCTTGGCGAAGAGCGCGGGCCTCGTCGCCAACCGCTTCGAACTCTTCGTCTGCGGCCGGGAGCTTATCAACGCGTATGAGGAAGAGAATTGCCCTCAGGAGCAGTTAAAGAAGATGCAGCTCCAGCAGAGGCACAGAGAGCAGTTTCACGACCAGGAGTCGATGCAGATCGACCACCACTACATCGAGGCAATGAAGTACGGAATGCCACCAATCGGCGGCCTGGGCTTAGGCATCGATCGCCTCTGTATGTTACTTTTAGCCAAGGCTCGGATCGAAGAAGTGCTGCCATTCGGATGTCTAGACGACGTCAACCGCCAGTAG
- a CDS encoding 60S ribosomal protein uL13 (Syntenic homolog of Saccharomyces cerevisiae YIL133C (RPL16A) and YNL069C (RPL16B); 1-intron), protein MSSFEPVIIDGKGHLLGRLASTVAKQLLNGQQIVVVRAESLNVSGELFRNKLKYHDYLRKATRFNKTRGPFHFRAPSRIFYKAVRGMVAHKTARGKAAMERLKVFEGVPPPYDKLKRVVVPQALRVLRLKPGRKFTTLGKLSSTVGWKYENVVAKLEEKRKVRSAEYYSKKRAFNKTAAAVKAKYDAKSEIAEDLAKLGY, encoded by the exons ATGTCTTCTTTTGAACCAGTTATCATTGACG GTAAGGGCCACTTGTTGGGTCGTTTGGCTTCCACTGTTGCCAAGCAGCTATTGAACGGTCAGCAGATTGTTGTTGTCAGAGCCGAGTCTTTGAACGTTTCTGGTGAGCTATTCAGAAACAAGTTGAAGTACCATGACTACTTGAGAAAGGCCACTCGTTTCAACAAGACCAGAGGTCCATTCCACTTCAGAGCCCCATCCAGAATCTTCTACAAGGCTGTCAGAGGTATGGTTGCTCACAAGACTGCCCGTGGTAAGGCTGCTATGGAGAGATTAAAGGTCTTCGAGGGTGTCCCACCTCCATACGACAAGTTGAAGAGAGTTGTTGTTCCACAGGCTTTGAGAGTTTTGAGATTGAAGCCAGGTAGAAAGTTCACCACCTTGGGTAAGTTGTCTTCCACCGTTGGCTGGAAGTACGAGAACGTTGTTGCCAAGTTGGAAGAGAAGAGAAAGGTCAGATCTGCTGAGTACTACTCCAAGAAGAGGGCCTTCAACAAAacggctgctgctgtcaAGGCTAAATATGATGCTAAGTCCGAGATCGCTGAGGATTTGGCCAAGCTCGGTTACTAA
- the RNH201 gene encoding ribonuclease H2 catalytic subunit RNH201 (Syntenic homolog of Saccharomyces cerevisiae YNL072W (RNH201)), whose product MSAIPTLPENVHSLDSASYFSPVPELVSNAGEGDAVILGVDEAGRGPVLGPMVYAVAYCTVSYEATIVRQHGFDDSKKLTDAVRRTLFGKICAAELAGIGFATTGLSPAAISSGMLRYPPTKNYNLNEQAHDTTIALIQGVLDAGVRVEHVYVDTVGPPLAYQAKLQQRFPACKITVAKKADSTFPVVSVASVVAKVTRDVWLHALRPTPDDVLGSGYPGDQKTVAWLHRECRPLFGWSPELVRFSWQTCRTLLESDKAIRIEWEEDSLKKKSYASAAAAALLSAGRPRHDPSAVVSLDAWFGH is encoded by the coding sequence ATGAGTGCAATTCCGACGCTCCCTGAGAACGTACACTCGCTTGATTCCGCGAGCTACTTCTCGCCTGTGCCCGAGCTCGTGAGCAATGCAGGAGAGGGCGATGCGGTGATTCTGGGCGTCGATGAGGCCGGCCGCGGCCCGGTCCTGGGCCCAATGGTGTACGCAGTGGCTTACTGCACAGTCTCCTACGAGGCCACAATCGTGCGGCAGCACGGCTTCGACGACTCCAAGAAACTGACTGACGCGGTCCGGCGCACGCTCTTCGGCAAGATCTGCGCAGCCGAGCTGGCGGGAATCGGGTTCGCGACCACAGGCCTCTCGCCCGCAGCCATCAGCAGCGGCATGCTGCGCTACCCCCCCACGAAGAACTACAATCTGAACGAGCAGGCCCACGATACCACCATTGCGCTGATCCAGGGCGTACTCGACGCCGGCGTCCGCGTCGAGCACGTCTACGTCGACACAGTGGGCCCGCCCCTTGCCTACCAGGCcaagctgcagcagcgcttCCCAGCCTGCAAGATCACAGTCGCGAAGAAGGCCGACTCGACCTTCCCGGTTGTCAGCGTCGCCAGTGTCGTCGCAAAGGTCACGCGCGATGTCTGGCTTCACGCCCTGCGCCCCACGCCAGACGATGTTCTCGGCTCCGGCTACCCGGGCGACCAGAAGACAGTAGCTTGGCTCCACCGCGAGTGCCGGCCGCTTTTCGGCTGGAGCCCGGAGCTCGTGCGTTTCTCCTGGCAGACCTGCCGAACCCTACTCGAGTCCGACAAGGCCATCCGCATCGAGTGGGAGGAGGACAGCCTCAAGAAGAAATCGTACgcctctgctgcagccgctgccCTACTCTCAGCTGGCAGGCCCCGCCACGATCCTTCTGCTGTCGTTTCGCTCGACGCCTGGTTCGGCCATTGA
- the TOM7 gene encoding Tom7p (Syntenic homolog of Saccharomyces cerevisiae YNL070W (TOM7)), translated as MSFLPSFILSDESKERISRILDLTQTVARYGWLPFILYMGWSHTANSPNLLNLLSPLPSV; from the coding sequence ATGTCGTTCTTACCATCTTTCATACTATCCGATGAGTCCAAGGAACGCATCTCCAGGATCTTGGACTTGACACAGACAGTGGCACGTTACGGCTGGTTACCATTCATCCTTTACATGGGCTGGTCGCACACTGCCAACTCCCCCAACCTGCTAAACCTTCTCTCCCCACTCCCAAGTGTCTAA
- the FLX1 gene encoding flavin adenine dinucleotide transporter FLX1 (Syntenic homolog of Saccharomyces cerevisiae YIL134W (FLX1)) yields MGHELTSLQREVISGLTAGTITTIASHPLDLLKLRLQLSAGNRANTTYTGLIRDIFERQQWGRELYRGLGVNLLGNSVAWALYFGCYRCAKDIALRHLGNESATGIMDRRLPAHAYMLAAGSSGIATAVLTNPIWVIKTRIMATSRAGPYKSTFDGVYKLYQTEGVLAFWRGVVPSLLGVSQGAIYFALYDTLKFHYLHSSTDKAERRLSVSEIIGITCISKMISVTSVYPFQLLKSKLQDFGAPSGITQLVQTVYSREGIRGFYRGLSANLLRAVPATCITFFVYENIKYRL; encoded by the coding sequence ATGGGCCACGAGCTGACAAGCCTGCAGCGTGAAGTGATTTCCGGACTCACAGCAGGAACAATCACAACAATCGCTAGCCACCCGCTCGACCTGCTTAAACTGCGACTACAATTATCAGCGGGCAACAGGGCTAACACTACATATACAGGACTAATCAGAGACATATTTGAACGCCAGCAATGGGGACGAGAGCTATATCGTGGTTTAGGCGTTAACCTGCTTGGAAATTCAGTGGCATGGGCGCTTTACTTTGGCTGTTACCGATGCGCAAAGGACATTGCGCTTCGACACTTGGGCAATGAGTCTGCTACGGGTATCATGGACCGCCGCCTGCCAGCGCACGCATACATGCTTGCAGCTGGTAGCAGCGGGATTGCGACGGCAGTCCTTACAAACCCCATATGGGTCATTAAGACTCGCATAATGGCCACTTCTCGTGCTGGACCTTACAAGTCGACGTTTGACGGGGTTTATAAGTTATATCAAACTGAAGGTGTTCTGGCATTCTGGCGGGGTGTTGTTCCATCGCTACTCGGCGTCTCGCAAGGAGCTATCTACTTTGCGCTGTATGATACATTGAAATTCCATTACCTGCACTCTAGTACTGACAAGGCCGAGCGAAGGTTGTCGGTTTCCGAGATCATCGGCATAACATGTATCTCTAAAATGATTTCCGTCACATCGGTCTATCCATTTCAGCTGCTGAAATCTAAGCTGCAGGATTTTGGTGCACCATCCGGCATCACCCAACTTGTTCAGACTGTTTACAGTAGAGAGGGTATCAGAGGCTTCTACAGGGGCCTATCCGCTAATCTCCTGCGGGCAGTTCCTGCTACATGCATAACCTTTTTCGTGTACGAAAATATCAAATATCGTCTCTAA